One region of Camelina sativa cultivar DH55 chromosome 6, Cs, whole genome shotgun sequence genomic DNA includes:
- the LOC104793319 gene encoding sm-like protein LSM36B, with the protein MSGIGEKASGTTKTPADFLKSIRGRPVVVKLNSGVDYRGILTCLDGYMNIAMEQTEEYVNGQLKNKYGDAFIRGNNVLYISTTQGNLADGA; encoded by the exons atgagtGGAATTGGAGAGAAAGCTTCTGGAACAACTAAGACACCTGCTGATTTCTTGAAGTCGATCCGTGGTAGACCAGTTGTTGTCAAGCTCAACTCTGGTGTTGATTACCGAG GCATTCTTACTTGTCTTGATGGGTATATGAACATAGCTATGGAGCAAACAGAAGAGTACGTAAATGGCCAGCTAAAGAACAAATATGGCGATGCTTTTATCCGTGGAAACAACg TTCTTTACATCAGCACAACGCAAGGGAATTTGGCAGATGGAGCCTAG
- the LOC104793320 gene encoding UDP-glycosyltransferase 74F2-like, with protein MEKKSGHVLAIPYPTQGHITPFRQFCKRLHYKGLKTTLALTTFVFNSIKPDQSGPISIATISDGYDHGGFDTADSIHDYLQNFKTCGSKTVADIIRKHQTSDNPVTCIVYDAFMPWALDVAREFGLVATPFFTQPCAVNYVYYLSYLNNGSLELPIKELPFFELQDLPSFFSVSGSYPAYFEMVLQQFINFEKADFVLVNSFQELEIHEKELLSKACRVLTIGPTIPSIYLDQRIKSDTNYDLNLFESKDDFLCTNWLDTRPQGSVVYVAFGSMAQLTNVQMKELALAVSNFSFLWVVRSSEEAKLPPGFLETVNKEKSLVLKWSPQLQVLSHKATGCFLTHCGWNSTMEALTIGVPMVTMPQWTDQPMNAKYIQDVWEAGVRVKTDKKGGIAKSEEIEFSIKEAMEGERSVEMKRNVNKWRDLAVKSLNEGGSTDINIDTFVSKVERTKVIT; from the exons atggagaagaagagtggaCATGTATTGGCAATTCCATATCCAACGCAAGGACACATCACTCCATTCCGCCAATTCTGCAAACGACTTCACTACAAAGGTCTCAAAACCACTCTTGCTCTCACCACTTTCGTCTTCAACTCCATCAAACCTGACCAATCTGGTCCGATCTCCATAGCCACCATCTCCGACGGCTATGACCACGGTGGCTTCGACACAGCTGATTCCATCCACGACTACCTCCAAAACTTCAAAACTTGCGGCTCCAAAACCGTTGCAGACATCATCCGCAAACACCAAACTAGTGATAACCCTGTCACTTGTATcgtttatgatgctttcatgccTTGGGCGCTTGACGTTGCTAGAGAGTTTGGTTTAGTTGCTACTCCTTTCTTTACGCAACCTTGTGCTGTTAACTACGTTTATTATCTTTCCTACCTAAATAATGGAAGCTTGGAGCTTCCCATTAAGGAATTGCCTTTCTTTGAGCTACAAGATTtgccttctttcttctctgtttctggaTCTTACCCTGCTTACTTTGAGATGGTCCTTCAACAGTTTATAAATTTCGAAAAAGCTGATTTCGTACTCGTTAATAGCTTCCAAGAGTTGGAAATTCAT GAGAAGGAATTGTTGTCGAAAGCTTGTCGCGTGTTGACAATTGGTCCGACTATTCCATCAATTTACTTAGACCAACGTATCAAATCAGACACCAACTATGATTTGAATCTGTTCGAATCGAAAGATGATTTCCTCTGCACTAACTGGCTCGACACGAGGCCACAAGGGTCGGTGGTGTACGTAGCATTCGGAAGCATGGCTCAGCTGACTAATGTGCAGATGAAGGAGCTTGCTTTAGCAGTAAGCAACTTCAGCTTCCTGTGGGTGGTCAGATCTTCAGAGGAGGCAAAGCTCCCACCAGGGTTTCTTGAAACagtgaacaaagaaaaaagcttGGTCTTGAAATGGAGTCCTCAGCTTCAAGTTCTTTCACACAAAGCCACTGGTTGTTTCTTGACTCACTGCGGCTGGAACTCAACCATGGAGGCATTGACCATTGGGGTTCCCATGGTGACAATGCCTCAATGGACTGATCAGCCAATGAACGCAAAGTACATACAAGATGTGTGGGAGGCTGGAGTTCGTGTGAAGACAGACAAGAAGGGTGGGATTGCCAAGAGTGAGGAGATTGAGTTTAGCATTAAGGAAGCGATGGAAGGAGAGAGGAGTGTAGAGATGAAAAGGAACGTGAATAAATGGAGAGACTTGGCTGTCAAGTCACTCAATGAAGGAGGCTCTACAGATATCAACATTGATACATTTGTATCAAAGGTTGAGAGAACAAAAGTTATCACATGA
- the LOC104793321 gene encoding UDP-glycosyltransferase 74F1-like: MEKMRGHVLAVPFPSQGHITPIRQFCKRLHAKGFKTTHTLTTFIFNTIHLDPSSPISIATISDGYDQGGFSSAGSVSEYLQNFKTFGSKTVADVIRKHQNTDNPITCIVYDSFMPWALDLAREFGLVAAPFFTQSCAVNYINYLSCTNNGSLTLPIKDLPLLELQDLPTFVTPTGSHLAYFEMVLQQFTNFQKADFVLVNSFHDLDLHEEELLSKVCPVLTIGPTVPSMYLDKQIKSDNDYDEWLDSRPQGSVVYIAFGSMAKLSSEQMAEIALAVSNISYLWVVRASEEAKLPPGFLETVDKDKSLVLNWSPQLQVLSHKAIGCFMTHCGWNSTMEGLSLGVPMVAMPQWTDQPMNAKYIQDVWKVGVRVKAEKESGIAKREEIELSIKEVMEGEKSKEMRENAKKWSDLAVKSLSEGGSTDININAFVSKIQIK; encoded by the exons atggagaagatgagGGGACATGTATTAGCAGTGCCATTCCCAAGCCAAGGACACATCACCCCGATTCGCCAATTCTGCAAACGGCTTCACGCCAAAGGTTTCAAAACCACTCACACTCTCACCACTTTCATCTTCAACACAATCCACCTCGACCCATCTAGTCCTATCTCCATAGCCACAATCTCCGACGGCTACGACCAAGGAGGCTTCTCATCAGCCGGTTCGGTCTCTGAGTACCTCCAAAACTTCAAGACCTTCGGCTCCAAAACCGTTGCTGATGTCATCCGCAAGCACCAGAATACTGATAACCCCATCACTTGTATCGTCTACGATTCTTTCATGCCTTGGGCACTTGACCTTGCAAGGGAGTTCGGTTTAGTTGCTGCTCCTTTCTTCACGCAGTCTTGCGCCGTCAACTATATCAATTACCTTTCTTGCACTAACAATGGAAGCTTGACACTTCCCATCAAGGATTTGCCTCTTCTTGAGCTCCAAGATCTGCCTACTTTCGTCACTCCTACTGGCTCCCACCTTGCTTACTTTGAGATGGTGCTTCAACAGTTCACCAACTTCCAAAAAGCTGATTTCGTACTCGTTAATTCCTTCCATGACCTTGACCTTCAT GAAGAGGAGTTGTTGTCGAAAGTTTGTCCTGTGTTGACAATTGGTCCAACTGTTCCATCAATGTACTTAGACAAACAGATCAAATCAGACAACGACTATGATGAGTGGCTAGACTCAAGGCCACAAGGGTCGGTGGTATACATAGCTTTTGGGAGCATGGCTAAACTGAGTAGCGAGCAGATGGCAGAGATTGCTTTGGCAGTCAGCAACATCAGCTACCTGTGGGTGGTCAGGGCTTCAGAGGAGGCAAAGCTCCCGCCAGGGTTTCTTGAAACAGTGGATAAAGACAAGAGCTTGGTATTGAACTGGAGTCCCCAGCTTCAAGTTCTGTCACACAAAGCCATCGGTTGTTTCATGACTCATTGTGGCTGGAACTCAACCATGGAGGGTTTGAGTTTAGGGGTTCCAATGGTGGCTATGCCTCAGTGGACTGATCAACCCATGAATGCAAAGTATATTCAAGACGTGTGGAAGGTTGGGGTTCGTGTGAAAGCAGAGAAAGAAAGTGGGATTGCCAAAAGagaggagattgagttgagcaTCAAGGAAGTGATGGAAGGAGAGAAGAGCAAAGAGATGAGGGAGAACGCGAAGAAATGGAGTGACTTGGCTGTGAAGTCACTCAGTGAAGGAGGCTCTACAGATATCAACATTAACGCCTTTGTATcgaaaattcaaatcaaataa
- the LOC104793322 gene encoding serine/threonine-protein kinase HT1-like: MRFSFGRQSSLDPIRRSPDSTRSDDEPHMSVPENLDSTMQLLFMASKGDVRAVEELLDEGIDVNSIDLDGRTALHIAACEGHLGVVKALLSRRANIDARDRWGSTAAADAKYYGNLDVYNLLKARGAKVPVRVSLTLDTTGVCFVYVFSIGFECLQGAYQVAKWNGTRVSVKILDKDSYSDPERINAFKHELTLLEKVRHPNVIQFVGAVTQNIPMMIVVEYNPKGDLGVYLQKKGRLSPSKALRFGLDIARGMNYLHECKPDPIIHCDLKPKNILLDRGGQLKISGFGMIRLSKVSQDKAKVANHKAHIDLSNYYIAPEVYKDEIFDRRVDAHSFGVILYEITEGVPVFHPRPPEEVAKMMCLEGKRPVFKTKSRSYPPDLKELIEECWHPEAGIRPTFSEIIFRLDKIVTNCSKQGWWKDTFKFPW; this comes from the exons ATGAGGTTTAGTTTCGGTCGTCAGTCTTCTCTCGATCCGATCCGGAGGAGTCCTGATTCCACTAGAAGCGACGACGAGCCTCATATGTCGGTACCGGAGAATCTCGATTCCACGATGCAGCTTCTCTTTATGGCTAGCAAAGGTGATGTCAGAGCAGTCGAGGAGCTTCTTGATGAAGGGATCGATGTTAATAGCATCGATCTTGATGGTCGTACGGCGCTTCACATCGCTGCCTGTGAGGGTCATCTCGGCGTTGTTAAGGCTCTTCTTAGCAGGAGAGCTAACATTGATGCTCGTGATCGATGGGGAAGTACG GCGGCTGCTGATGCTAAGTATTATGGGAATTTAGATGTTTACAATCTCTTGAAGGCTCGAGGAGCTAAAGTTCCGGTAAGAGTTTCATTGACTTTGGATACGACTGGTGTGTGTTTTGTCtatgtgttt TCAATCGGGTTTGAGTGTTTGCAGGGAGCATATCAAGTAGCTAAATGGAATGGCACGCGGGTTTCTGTCAAAATACTTGATAAAGATAGCTACTCAGATCCTGAACGCAT AAACGCATTTAAACATGAATTGACGTTGCTAGAAAAAGTCCGGCATCCAAATGTTATCCAGTTTGTTGGAGCTGTCACTCAGAATATACCGATGATGATTGTAGTCGAGTATAACCCAAAA GGAGATTTAGGTGTATATCTCCAAAAGAAAGGACGTCTTTCTCCTTCCAAGGCACTTAGATTTGGTCTTGATATTGCAAG GGGCATGAACTACCTCCATGAATGTAAACCAGATCCAATCATTCACTGCGATCTAAAGCCAAA AAATATTTTGCTGGATAGAGGTGGGCAATTAAAGATCTCCGGATTTGGTATGATAAGATTGTCGAAAGTTTCACAGGACAAGGCGAAAGTAGCAAACCACAAAGCACATATAGATCTCTCGA ATTACTACATAGCACCAGAGGTTTATAAAGACGAAATATTTGACCGAAGGGTCGATGCACACTCCTTTGGTGTCATTTTATACGAG ATAACAGAGGGAGTACCAGTTTTCCACCCGAGACCTCCTGAAGAAGTTGCGAAAATGATGTGTTTAGAAGGAAAGAGACCAGTATTCAAAACTAAGTCAAGAAGTTACCCTCcagatctaaaaga GTTGATCGAGGAATGTTGGCATCCAGAAGCCGGTATTAGACCGACATTCTCTGAGATTATCTTTCGACTTGACAAAATAGTAACTAATTGCTCTAAACAAGGATGGTGGAAAGACACATTCAAGTTCCCTTGGTAA